A single window of Larimichthys crocea isolate SSNF chromosome XII, L_crocea_2.0, whole genome shotgun sequence DNA harbors:
- the hspb9 gene encoding heat shock protein beta-9, translating to MMSQHGVLASLFGDDPFFSQERLLWPLRHEALSSLQQDFFNQRTKLADSLLRELHDAPQLLRFSQFPLISSTLARLSDDTEQQRETSAVELRKEAQQATENNGDLLVTLDARGYAPNDITVKLEGRSLAVVAMKQAGAEESQSCSSSSSHASFCSSASSKMGFAQKINLPAHLDLSGLSCNLMDDGQLRIHAPVAKQPVSEERQVPIRFRTALEFPISKDKAEEEHTD from the exons ATGATGTCCCAGCACGGAGTTTTGGCCAGCCTTTTCGGCGACGACCCTTTCTTCAGTCAGGAAAGGCTCCTGTGGCCACTGCGTCATGAGGCCCTCTCCTCATTGCAGCAGGACTTCTTCAACCAGAGAACCAAGCTGGCCGACAGCCTCCTCAGGGAGCTCCATGACGCACCCCAACTGCTCAGATTTTCCCAGTTCCCCCTCATTTCCTCCACTTTGGCGAG GTTGAGTGACgatacagagcagcagagagagacttCCGCTGTAGAGCTGCGCAAGGAGGCTCAGCAGGCCACAGAAAACAATGGCGACCTCCTGGTGACCCTAGATGCTCGTGGTTACGCCCCCAATGACATCACTGTCAAACTGGAGGGACGGAGCCTGGCAGTGGTGGCCATGAAGCAGGCCGGAGCAGAAGAGAGCCAGTCctgctcctcatcctcttcccaTGCCTCCTTTTGCTCCTCTGCCTCGTCTAAGATGGGATTCGCCCAGAAGATCAACCTGCCTGCTCACCTCGACCTGTCCGGCCTCTCCTGTAACTTGATGGATGACGGACAGCTGCGTATCCACGCCCCCGTGGCCAAGCAGCCAGTGAGTGAGGAACGTCAGGTGCCCATTCGATTCAGGACGGCGCTGGAATTTCCCATTTCCAAGGACAAGGCAGAGGAGGaacacacagactaa